In Pseudomonas sp. FP1742, the DNA window GTTGATTGATCCGCCGTTCGAACAGCTTGATGAGATGCAGCGTTGTGCTGCGTCGCTCAAAGAGGCGATCGGCCGGATGCGCCAGACGGTGGCGGCGATCTGGTATCCGGTGAAGGATCAGCGGGCGTTGCGGCGCTTCTATCAGGACTTGGCTGGTTCGGGCGCGCCGAAGTTGTTGCGGGTGGAGTTGTTGGTGCATCCGCTGGATACGCCGAACAGCCTGAACGGCTCGGGGTTGGCGATTGCCAATCCGCCGTGGGGGCTGGAGGAAGAATTGCGTGAGTTGCTGCCGTGGTTGTCCAAGAAGTTGGGGCAGACCCAGGGTGGGTGGCAGATGGATTGGTTGATCGCCGAGAGCTGATCAGTTGCATTTGTGGCGTCTAGTCGGACGCCTTCGCGGGCAAGCCCGCTCCCACAGGTTATGTGATCGACATAAATCCCTGTGGGAGCGGGCTTGCCCGCGATGCTTTTCAGGGCCCGAAAATCAGATCGGGCACGTCACGCCTGTACCGCCAATCCCGCAATACCCTTCAGGATTCTTGGCCAGGTATTGCTGGTGATAGGCCTCGGCGAAGTAGAACGTCGGTGCCTCTTCGATTTCGGTGGTGATTTCGCCTTTTCCAGCCTTGGTCAGTTCGGCCTGGAACACCTCTTTACTGTGCTTGGCTGCAGCCAGTTGAGCCGGGTTGGTGGCATAGATTACCGAGCGGTACTGGGTGCCGATGTCATTACCCTGGCGCATGCCCTGGGTCGGGTTGTGCAATTCCCAGAACATCTTCAGCAGTGCTTCGTAGCTGACTTTTGCCGGCTCGTAGACCACCAATACCACTTCGCTGTGGCCGGTAAGGCCCGAGCAGACTTCTTCATAGGTTGGGTTCGGCGTAAAGCCTCCGGCGTAACCCACCGCCGTACTGACCACGCCTTCACGCTGCCAGAATTTGCGCTCCGCGCCCCAGAAGCAGCCCAGGCCGAAGATCGCAAAATCCACGTCCATCGCGAATGGGCCCAGCAGCGGGGCGTCGTGGACGAAGTGTTTTTCCGGCACGGTCATCGGGGTTTCACGGCCAGGCAGAGCTTGTTCTTTAGTCGGGAGCACGTTTTTGTTCACCAGAATTTCCGAGCGCAGAACCATGATCAGTCCTCTCAGTCAGGTTGGAATATAAGTAGACAGACTACAAGTGTGCCTAATGCCGACCAGTTAAGCACTATCCCTGTGGGAGTGGGCTTGCTCGCGAACGCGGTACATCTCACAACATTGACGCCGACTGTCACGCCGCCTTCGCGAGCAAGACCGCTCCCACAGGTTTTGCGACACTGCCGTCAGACGAGTGGGCCGCGCGGATAACGTTTGAGCTTTTCGATCAGCTCCGAACCCGGGATCGGACGGTCGAACAGGTAGCCCTGGCCGACGTCGCAGCGGTGGCGGCGCAGGAAAGCCAGTTGCTCGGCAGTCTCGATGCCTTCAGCCACGACCTTGAGTTTCAGGTTGTGGGCCATGGCGATCACGGCGGAGGTGATTTCCATGTCGTCCTGGTTGTCCGGGATTTCGTGGATGAAGCTGCGATCGATCTTGATGATGTCGATCGGGAATTTTTTCAAGTAACTGAGCGACGAGTAACCGGTGCCGAAGTCGTCCATCGCCAGGGTCAGGCCCAGACGCTTGAGCTGATCGAGCTGCAAGTGCGTGTCTTCGGTGGCTTCCAGCAGCAGGCCTTCGGTCAGTTCCAGCTCCAGCAGGTTTGCCGGCAGCGCTTCTTCCTTGAGGATGTTGGCGATGGACGCCACCAGGTCCGGGTCGGAGAACTGCTTGGGCGACAGGTTGATTGCCACTTGCAGGTTGCCGAGGCCGGCGGCGGTCAAATCCTTGCTCATGCGGCAGGCCTGGCGGGCGATCCATTTGCCGATCGGGATGATCAGCCCGGTTTCTTCGGCCACGCTGATGAACTGGTCCGGGCGGATCATGCCCTTTTCCGGATGGTTCCAGCGCAACAGCGCTTCCATGCCCAGCAAGCGACCGCTGCGCAGGCACAGCTTGGGCTGGTAGAACACGTCCAGTTCGTTCTGGGTCAGGGCGCGGCGCAGGTTGTTTTCGACGAACAGTTTGTAGCTGGCCTCGGCATTCAGTGCTTCGGTGAACACTTGCACCTGGTGTTTACCGTTGGCCTTGGCCTTGTGCAGCGCCAGGCCGGCGTTACGCATCAGCGTTTGCGGGTCGCGACCGTGCAGCGGCGCGCAGGCCAGGCCCACGGAGCCGGTGACGCTGATCAACTGGTTGTCGACGAACATCGGTTTGTCGAGGGTTGCCAGCAATTGGTTGGCAACCTGCTGGCCTGCCGAGAGGTCAGTGTCGTCCAGCAGCACCGCGAATTCGTTACTGGCAAAGCGCGCCAGACTGCCGCTCGAACTCAGGCTGTTGCGCAGGCGCCGGGCCAGGCTGATCAGCAGTTTGTCGCCGGTCTGGTGGCCGAGGCTGTCGTTGATCCGCTTGAAGTTGTCGATGTCCACCAGCAGCAGGCTGATTGGCGTATCGCTGTCTCGGGCGAAGCGTTCGTCGAGGTTGCGGATGAACGCCGGACGGTTGCCGAGGTTGGTCAGGTTATCGGTGTAAGCCAGGCGCTCGATGCGTTGCTGGGCGAGCTTGGTCTGGGTGATGTCTTCGTAGATGCCGATGTAGTGGGTCAGCTCACGGTTGTCGCCGTACACCTTGGAAATCGACAACTGGCCCCAGTAGGGTTCGAGGTTTTTACGCCGGCTCTTGAACTCGCCCTGCCAGCTGTTGCTCTTGGCCAGCGCCGACGGGGCATCGAACAGCAGTTCGCTGAGATTTTCCAGCGCCGGCAGTTCCGACAGCCGCTGGCCGTGGACTTCCTCGGTGGTGTACTGGGTGATCGCGGTGAAGCTTGGGTTGACGTACTCCACCACGCCGTCGCAATTGACCAGCAGAAAGGCGTTGGCGCTTTGCTCCACTGCACGCTGGAACAGGTGCAGGGCGCTGGTGGCGGTGCGGCGGTTGTGGTTGTTGATGACTTGGGCAAACTGGTCCGCCAGTTCGCCGGCGAAGGCGATTTCGTCCGACTGCCAGGCGCGGGTCGCCCCGATCTGTTCCAGGCAGAGCACGCCGACCACCTGGCCATCGACGCGGATGCTGGCGTCGAGCATGGCGTTGACGTCGCGCGGGCGCAGGTGCTCGGCGATTTCCCGGGTGCGCGGGTCGCGCATGGCGTTGTGGGCGTCGATGGCGCGGCCGGTGTGCAAGGCCTCGAGGTAATCGGGAAAACCACTGGCGTCGATCGGCTCCGGCAGCTGGTGATTCCGGGTGGCGCGGTGATAGGCCGAGATCGGTGTCAGTAGCGAGCCGTCGAGGTTCCACAGGCTGGCGCAGTCGATTTCATAGATATCGCAGGCGCTGCGGGTGATCAGTTCGGCGGCTTCTTGCAGGGAATTGTTGGTGCTGTAGCGCTGGCGGGTCAGCAGCAGGATCAGGTCTTGCTGGGCGCGCACCCGGTCCAGATGCTGCAGTTGTTCCTGCTGGGCACGTTGATTGAGTTCCAGGGCGATTTGCAGGCGTGAGTTCTGGGTTTCCAGATCCAGCGCCGGCAGCAACGGTTCGCCGTCGAACAGGCCGTCGACCACCATCAGGTAGCCGCGCAGCAAGTGTCGATTGTGTTGTTTGTAGGCTTCGCCCAATTCCAGCAGGCTCAGAACGCCGGCGGCGGTGTGCAAGGTGTAGCGGACCAGGTAATGCGGGTTTTCGGTGAGCTGTTGCTGGATTGTGTCGTGCAGTTGATAGCGCGCCTCGGGCTCCATCAGGCTGGCGTAGGGTGAGCCGACCAGAGCACAGAGCTCTACCGCCGGCAGGCCGAACTGCCGTTCACAATTGGGATCGAGAAACAGCAGCGCCCAGCTCGGTTCATTCAGCCGTTCGAAACGCAGCATGCCGAGCCGCGAGGGCACAGGCAACTGCGTCACTACCTCGGCCACCATACGGCTGGCGGCATCGGGTTGGCTTTTCATTGAGGGAAACTCGCTTCGAATATGCTGATCGCGCCGGGCTCTCGCCCTCTTTACTGTTGCCTGCGGCAAGGTTGCATCATTGCGACACCGACTGACAAGAGACATGAAGGCCAAGTGCTATAAGAATATGTCGGCAGGCGCGAAGATTTCTCCAGCGAGGCGCCTGAAAGTAATGTTGTGAGTCAAAAGATCGCAGCCCGAAGATTGCGATCTTTTCCAAGGGTCAACGTAATTTGATGCTGATCGACTGCAATGGCTTGCCGTCCCGATCGTGATAATTGACGCGAACCTGCTCGGCCTCGACGATCAGATGCGCGAAGTTGTCCTGGCTGATTACCCCGCTGGTCAGTTCATGCCGATAGTCCCCCGCCGCTGTTCGGGCCAGGGCTTGATCGAGGATAAAGGTCGAGGCCTTGGCGTACGGCAGCAATTTGCTGTTGCACAACGGTGAAGACACGATGGTGTGGACTTCGAAATCCGGGTCCTCGCTGTGGGTCAGGCGACTGGTGAGGGAGCCATGGACATCGCCGGAAATGAACAAGACGTTCTTGATCCCGCGTGTACGAATGGTCTCCAGCAGTCGTAGCCGTTGCTCCGGGAAGGCTTTCCAGGCGTCATCGCCGTTAAGTTTGCGGTCGGGGTAGAACATGACGCTGGTGACCACGAATTTGACCCGGGCCGTGCTGTTGATCAGCCATTTGCACAGCGCCTGTTCCTGCTCTTCATCAAGGATGCGCCGGTCGCTGGCCGACAGATTGCGCCGGGTTCGGCTGTCAGTGACAAACCATTCGATATCGCCCTCGGAGAACTGATACCAATACTGGTCCAGTCTTTTACTTACTTGCCCATTGGCCAGTAGTTTATGCGCGGGGCTGTGACTGGCTTGATATAACTCATACGCTGCAATGGCATTTTTATATAAGTGATTATCGTCCTTGCTTTTATTGGCGGGCCAGTTGTCTTCAATTTCATGGTCGTCGAGGATCATATAAGTCGCAATGCCCGACATTAACCTGGAAATATGAGGCTGCGAAAAGGCTGTGCGGTACTTTTTGAGGATGTCCGTGTATTCCCGGTCGGGGGCCACGAGGTTCAGGTCATCGACGTAAATCTGGTCGCCAGTCATCAGCATGGCGCTGATGGGCGGTTCGGCGCGTTCCGCCAGGTCGTTGATCGAGGCAAAAATCCGGTCGCCCCGCTGCGGCGCCAATGCAATGCCGGCGGTCAATCGCAGGTAACGGCATGAGCCGACGACATAGGCCCGTGGCTGGGTGGTTTTGCTGGACTGCGTGCGAAAGCGGTAAATCTCCCGGGGCCATTGCAGCGGCAGTTCCTGAACCGTCTCCACGGTATGCACCGGGTTCATGGGGCTGAACCAGCCTGCCTGGTATTCATAGTCGGTGTCGGTGGCCAGATCGTTGAGTGCAATCACATCGGACATGTCGCGCAAGACGGTCAGTTTTGCAAATATGCCTTTGGACCAGTATTGCTCACCGGTGCGTCGATAACGGATGCCTGCAAATACCAAGGCATCGTCCTGTATTTCGCCGCGCAAGAAAATACGGGCGTGGTTAGTTGTGGTGTGGCCAATAATCGGGCCGATAGTGGGTTTGAACATGTTCGAATCCGTTCGAAGTAATGCTAACTAAGCAGATTGATTGGTTGAAGTTTATGTTGAAAGTTTCCGCAACTAAGCCTAGTTACTGAGTCGCAAAAAATATCGGGCGGAAGTGGACTTGGGTTGTAGGCAATGTAAGCCTCGGGTGTAGGAGTAAGCGGTTTCTTCAAGGCAAAAAAAAGCCCCGCCAAATCGACGGGGTTGAGGTACGAGCGTGGCGCTCGGAAAACGTGGAACGCGATTGGCCCTCCGGTCAGGGAGGGCCAGTCGGTGTTACAGCAGGATGGTGCGGATGTCCGCCAGCAGATCGCTCAGACGCTTGGTGAAGCGTGCAGCAGCGGCGCCGTTGATCACACGGTGATCGTAGGACAGTGACAGTGGCAGCATCAGTTTCGGCTGGAAGGCTTTGCCGTCCCAGACTGGCTGGATGGTTGCCTTGGAAACACCGAGGATCGCCACTTCCGGCGCGTTGACGATCGGCGTGAAGCCGGTGCCGCCAATGTGGCCGAGGCTGGAAATGGTGAAGCAGGCGCCTTGCATTTCGTCCGACGAAAGCTTCTTGGTCCGGGCTTTTTCAGCCAGGGAAGCAGCCTCGGCGGCCAGCTGCAGAAGGCTCTTCTGGTCGACGTTCTTGATGACCGGTACCAGCAGGCCATCCGGGGTGTCGACGGCGAAGCCGATGTTTACGTATTTCTTGCGGATGATCGCTTTGCCGCTTGGAGCCAGCGAGCTGTTGAAGTCCGGCAGTTCCTTGAGCAGGTGTGCGCAGGACTTGAGCAGCAGCGGCAGGATGGTCAGCTTGACGCCGGCCTTCTCTGCAACGGCTTTCTGGGCGTTACGGAACGCTTCCAGCTCGGTGATATCCGCCGAGTCGAATTGCGTCACGTGTGGCACGTTCAGCCAGCTGCGGTGCAGGTTGGCGGCGCCGACCTGCATCAGGCGGGTCATCGGCACTTCTTCGATTTCGCCGAAGCGGCTGAAGTCCACGACCGGAATCGGCGGGATGCCCGCGCCGCCGGTTGCGCCAGCCGCAGCGGCCGGAGCTTCCTTGGCCTTCTGCATCATGGCCTTGACGTAAACCTGAACGTCTTCCTTCAGGATGCGACCGTGTGGACCGCTGGCGCCGACAGCGCTCAGCTCGACGCCGAACTCGCGGGCCAGTTGACGCACGGCAGGGCCGGCATGAACTTTCGCACCAGGCTTGGCAGGAGCAGCAGCCGGGGCAGCAGCGGGAGCGGCGGCAGCCGGAGCAGCAGCGGCAGGCGCTGGAGCACTCGGCGCAGCAGCGGCAGCCGGAGCCGGGGCTGCAGCAGGTGCCGCGCCTTTGACTTTCAGCTTCAGGATCAGGTCGCCGGTACCGACTTCGTCATCCAGCTTGATGGAAACGCTTTCCACCACGCCAGCGGCAGGCGATGGGATTTCCATGCTCGCCTTGTCGGATTCCAGGGTGATCAGCGACTGATCGGCGGCAACAGTGTCGCCAGCCTTGACCAGTACTTCGATGATCTTGGCCTTGCCCGCCGAACCGATGTCCGGGACGTGAATGTCCTGAACGCTGTCGGCAACCGGTGCTGCCGGAGCCGCGGCGGCTGGCGCCGGAGCAGCGGCAGCAGGCGCAGCAGCCTGGGCAGGAGCGGCAGCAGCAGGGGCCGCAGCACCCGCCACTTCCAGATCCAGAATCAGGTCGCCCGTGCCGACTTCGTCGTTGAGCTTGACGCTGATGGCCTTGACCACGCCAGCGGCGGGCGAAGGGATTTCCATGCTGGCCTTGTCGGATTCCAGGGTGATCAGCGACTGATCAGCCTCGACGGTGTCGCCGACCTTGACCTGGATCTCGATGATCTGGGCCTTGCCCGACGAACCGATGTCCGGCACGTGCACTTGCTGAATGCTGGCAGCCGCCGGCGCGGCAGCAGGCGCCGCCGGCGCAGGTGCGGCAGCCGGTTTGGCTTCGGCTTTGGCAGCTGGCGCAGCAGCCGCAGGGGCTGGCGCAGCGGCACCTTCGACTTCCAGCTCCAGCAGTTCGTCGCCTTCTTTCAGGCGATCGCCCAGCTTCACTTTCAGACTTTTGATGATGCCGGCCTTCGGCGCAGGCACTTCCATGCTCGCCTTGTCCGATTCCAGCGTCAGGATGCTCTGGTCGGCTTCGATACGGTCGCCGACCTTCACAAACAGTTCAATTACTTCACCTTCACCGCTGCCGATGTCAGGTACGCGAATGAGTTCGCTCACAGAGTGTCTCCTCAGCAGTCCAGTGGGTTGCGTTTTTCCGGGTTGATACCGAACTTGGCGATGGCTTCAGCCACCACTTTAGGTTCGATGTCACCACGGTCAGCCAAGGCTTCCAGGGCTGCCAACACCACGAAATGACGGTCGACTTCGAAGAAGTGACGCAGCTTCCTGCGGCTGTCACTGCGGCCGAAACCATCGGTGCCCAGGACTTTGAATTCCTTGGACGGGACCCACTGACGAATTTGTTCAGCGAACAGCTTCATGTAGTCGGTAGAGGCGATGACCGGACCTTTACGGCCGTTCAGGCATTCTTCGACATAGCTCAGCTTAGGCTTCTGGCCAGGGTGCAGACGGTTGGTACGCTCAACGGCCAGGCCATCGCGACGCAGTTCGTTGAAGCTGGTAACGCTCCACACGTCGGCGCCGACGTTGAACTGTTCACGCAGGATCTTCGCCGCTTCACGGACTTCACGCAGGATGGTGCCGGAGCCCATCAGCTGCACGTGGTGCGCCGCTTCGCGGGTGTCTTCCTCGAGCAGGTACATGCCTTTCTTGATGCCTTCTTCGGCACCGGCCGGCATGGCTGGCTGCTGGTAGGACTCGTTCATCACGGTGATGTAGTAGAAGACGTCCTGTTGCTCTTCGGTCATCTTCTTCATGCCGTCCTGAATGATCACCGCCAGCTCGTAGCCGTAGGTTGGATCGTAGGTGCGGCAGTTCGGGATGGTGGCAGCCAGGATGTGGCTGTGACCGTCTTCGTGTTGCAGGCCTTCACCGTTCAGGGTGGTACGGCCGGCGGTGCCGCCGATCAGGAAGCCACGGGTACGGCTGTCACCGGCGGCCCAGGCCAGGTCGCCAATACGCTGGAAGCCGAACATCGAGTAGAAGATGTAGAACGGCAGCATCGGCTGGTTGTGGCTGGAGTACGAAGTACCGGCCGCGATGAAGGAGCTCATGGCGCCTGCTTCGTTGATGCCTTCTTCGAGGATCTGGCCCTTTTTGTCTTCTTTGTAGAACATCACCTGGTCTTTATCGACCGGCTCGTAGAGCTGGCCGACGGAGGAGTAGATGCCCAACTGACGGAACATGCCTTCCATACCGAAGGTACGGGCTTCGTCCGGGATGATCGGAACGATGCGTGGGCCGATTTCCTTGTCCTTGACCAGTTGCGCGAGGATCCGCACGAACGCCATGGTGGTGGAAATTTCACGGTCGCCCGAGCCATCAAGAATGGCCTTGAGGGTGTCCAGCGACGGGGTCGGTACGCTGAAGCTCTGTGCGCGACGCTGTGGCACGAAACCGCCCAGTGCAGTACGGCGCTCGCTCAGGTAGCGGGCTTCGGCGCTGTTTGGCTCTGGTTTGAAGAACGGCAGGTTTTCCAGTTCTTCGTCTTTGACCGGGATGTCGAAGCGATCGCGGAACAACTTCAGGCTGTCGACATCGACTTTCTTGGTGTTGTGCGCAGTGTTTTTCGCTTCGCCGGCACCGGTGCCATAACCCTTGATGGTCTTGGCCAGGATGACGGTTGGCTGTTCTTTGTGGTTGACCGCTTCGTGGTACGCCGCGTAGACCTTGTACGGGTCGTGGCCGCCACGGTTGAGTTTCCAGATCTCGTCGTCGGACAAGTCTGCAACCATCGCCTTGAGTTCTGGCGAGTTGAAGAAGTGTTCACGCACGAACGCGCCGTCTTTGGCTTTGTAGTTCTGGTACTCGCCGTCGATGACTTCGTCCATGCGGCGTTGCAGGATGCCGTCGACGTCTTTGGCCAGCAGTGGGTCCCAGAAACGGCCCCAGATGACTTTGGTCACGTTCCACTGAGCACCGCGGAACACGCCTTCGAGTTCCTGGATGATCTTGCCGTTGCCGCGAACCGGGCCGTCGAGGCGCTGCAGGTTGCAGTTGATGACGAAGATCAGGTTGTCGAGCTTCTCGCGGCCGGCCAGCGAAATGGCGCCCAGGGATTCCGGTTCGTCGCACTCGCCGTCGCCCAGGAAGCACCAGACTTTCTGCTTGCCTTCCGGGATGAAGCCACGGGCTTCCAGGTACTTCATGAAGCGTGCCTGGTAGATCGCCTGGATCGGACCCAGACCCATGGATACGGTCGGGAACTGCCAGAAGTCAGGCATCAGCCAAGGGTGCGGGTAGGACGACAAGCCCTGACCGTCGACTTCCTGGCGGAAGTTGTTCATTTGTTCTTCGGTGATGCGGCCTTCCATGAACGCACGGGCGTAAACGCCTGGCGAGGTGTGACCCTGGAAGTAGATCAGGTCGCCGCCGTGTTCGTCGGTCGGGGCCTGGAAGAAATAGTTGAAGCCGATGTCGTACAGGGTTGCGCTGGAGGCGAAGCTGGAGATGTGACCGCCCAGGTCAGAATCTTTCAGGTTCGTGCGCATCACCATGGCCATCGCGTTCCAGCGTACCAGCGAGCGAATGCGGCGTTCCATGAACAGGTCGCCAGGCATGCGTGCTTCGTGGGTAACGGGAATGGTATTGCGGTATGGCGTGGTGATGGCGTAAGGCAATTGCGAACCGCTGCGGGTTGCGAGTTCGCCCATACGGGTCATCAGATAGTGAGCACGGTCTTCGCCTTCTTTGTCGAGAACCGATTCCAGGGCGTCCAGCCATTCCTGGGTTTCGACGGGATCGAGGTCTTGCATGGCTTGCTCCAGGGCGGAAAGGCTTCCAGAATCGGTTGCCTGAGTTTGCGACTGGCCTTGTGGGCAGACGATATAAATTCTTGGATTGCCGAGAGGTAGGTTCCGGCGGCGTGTAGTTTTACTACAAATCATCGGGCATTTCAGCCTTTCGAATGTATAGACGAGTAGTAAAACTACAGATGATTGGCTTGTGGCCTCCGGCTACGTTGTGAGAATAATCGTTAAGGTTGGTCTTTTTCCAACCAAAAAAGGTGGAAGCTTGATGATTGCTGCTAAAAATAAAGAAATATCAGCTATTTCTAACCTTTGTTCGACAGTTGATCACGTAGCGCGTTTTCACGAATCACTACATGCAGCCCTTCGCACGCCGATCAAGGATAGACCATGAGCCTGCCTTCGCTTGTAGAACTGCCCGACGGCCTCCTGCCATTTGTCACCCGTGCCGAGCAGTCGTTCCGTACGACCGTCGGGGTTCTTCCCGACGATCATGGGCTGGCTACCTGGACACCCGAGCGTTGGGCGCAATTTGCCCGCGTTACCGCTGCCAGCGACTTTGTGATTGAACAGAGCCTGCGTGACCCTTTGATGTTGCTGGAACTGGTGCAGTCCGGCGAACTGGATCGCCCCCTGGCGCCGGGCGAGTTGTGCGCGCAGATTGCGACGGCGGTGAGCGCCGCCGAAACCGACGACCAACTTGGCCGCGCCCTGCGCCGCCAGCGCGCCCGCCAGCAAGTGCGGATCATCTGGCGCGACCTGACCCGCCAGGCTGACCTGGTCCAGACCTGTCGCGACCTCTCGGACATGGCCGATGCCAGCATCGATCAGGCCTATCAGTGGTTGTACTCGCGGCATTGCCAGCAGTTCGGTGTGCCCACCGGGCGGCGCAGCGGCGAGCCGCAGCAGATGGTCATCCTCGGCATGGGCAAGCTCGGCGCGGTGGAGCTGAATCTGTCATCGGACATCGACCTGATCTTTGCCTACCCCGAAGGCGGCGAAACCGTCGGCGTGAAGCGCTCGCTGGATAACCAGGAGTTTTTCATTCGCCTCGGTCAGCGTCTGATCAAGGCCCTGGACCCGATGACCGTCGATGGTTTCGTGTTCCGCGTCGATATGCGCCTGCGGCCTTACGGTTCGTCCGGCGCTCTGGTGCTGAGCTTCAATGCGCTGGAACAGTATTACCAGGATCAAGGCCGTGATTGGGAACGCTACGCGATGATCAAGGCGCGGGTAGTGGCCGGCGATCAAGTGGCCGGCGCCCAGTTGCTCGACATGCTGCGGCCGTTCGTTTATCGGCGTTACCTGGACTTCTCGGCCATCGAAGCGCTGCGCACCATGAAGCAGCTGATCCAGCAGGAAGTCCGGCGCAAGGGCATGGCCGATAACATCAAGCTCGGTTCTGGCGGCATCCGTGAAGTCGAATTTATTGCCCAGGCCTTCCAGCTGATTCACGGTGGCCGCGACCTGAGCCTGCAGCAACGTCCTCTATTAAAAGTGCTGAGCACCCTGGAAGGGCAGGGCTACCTGCCGCCGGCGGTGGTCAGCGAACTGCGCCAAGGCTATGAGTTCCTGCGTTACACCGAACACGCGATCCAGGCAATTGCCGACCGCCAGACCCAGATGTTGCCCGATGGTGCACAGGACCAGGCGCGCATTGCCTTTATGCTTGGGTTTGCCAATTGGACGGCGTTCCACGAACAGCTGATGTACTGGCGTGGCCGGGTGGCCTGGCACTTCGGTCAGGTGATCGCCGATCCTGATGAAGAAGGCACCGAGAACGAAGTGGTGGTCGGCGGGGAGTGGCTGCCGCTGTGGGAGGAAGCCCAGGACGAAGAAGCCGCGTGTCGCCAGCTCCAGGAGGGCGGTTTCACCGATGCCGCCAAGGCGCTGAAAGCATTGGCCAGTTTGCGCGGCAGCCCGCAATTGCGTGCCATGCAGCGCCTGGGGCGGGAACGCCTCGATGCCTTTATTCCGCGCTTGCTGGCTCAGGCCGTGGAGCATGCCAATCCCGATCTGGTGCTGGAGCGGGTGCTGCCACTGGTTGAAGCAGTGGCGCGGCGTTCCGCCTAT includes these proteins:
- the glnE gene encoding bifunctional [glutamate--ammonia ligase]-adenylyl-L-tyrosine phosphorylase/[glutamate--ammonia-ligase] adenylyltransferase; translated protein: MSLPSLVELPDGLLPFVTRAEQSFRTTVGVLPDDHGLATWTPERWAQFARVTAASDFVIEQSLRDPLMLLELVQSGELDRPLAPGELCAQIATAVSAAETDDQLGRALRRQRARQQVRIIWRDLTRQADLVQTCRDLSDMADASIDQAYQWLYSRHCQQFGVPTGRRSGEPQQMVILGMGKLGAVELNLSSDIDLIFAYPEGGETVGVKRSLDNQEFFIRLGQRLIKALDPMTVDGFVFRVDMRLRPYGSSGALVLSFNALEQYYQDQGRDWERYAMIKARVVAGDQVAGAQLLDMLRPFVYRRYLDFSAIEALRTMKQLIQQEVRRKGMADNIKLGSGGIREVEFIAQAFQLIHGGRDLSLQQRPLLKVLSTLEGQGYLPPAVVSELRQGYEFLRYTEHAIQAIADRQTQMLPDGAQDQARIAFMLGFANWTAFHEQLMYWRGRVAWHFGQVIADPDEEGTENEVVVGGEWLPLWEEAQDEEAACRQLQEGGFTDAAKALKALASLRGSPQLRAMQRLGRERLDAFIPRLLAQAVEHANPDLVLERVLPLVEAVARRSAYLVLLTENPGALRRLLTLCAASPWIAEQITRFPLLLDELLNEGRLFKPPLAPELAAELRERLTRIPEDDLEQQMEALRHFKLAHRLRVAASEIAGSLPLMKVSDYLTWLAEAILEQVLALAWRQTVAKYGTPLRTDGSLCDPGFIIVGYGKVGGLELGHSSDLDLVFIHDADPQAETDGPKPIDGAQFFTRLGQRIIHLLTAQTNSGQLYEVDMRLRPSGASGLLVSSLGAFARYQENEAWTWEHQALVRARVLVGSQDVGQAFEKVRAAVLAKSRDLPTLRQEVSEMRAKMRDNLGSKSTAAGTAANAFEATAPFDLKQDAGGIVDIEFMVQYAALAWSEAHPSLLRYTDNIRILEGLEAQGLIPAEDASLLREAYKAYRSAAHREALQKDSGVIPGDQFVDERRQVMRIWRELGLS